Below is a genomic region from Sphingopyxis terrae subsp. terrae NBRC 15098.
ATTGCCGTCGGTGCTGACGCAGTTCGCGCCTGTGCAGATGAGAACGGCAGCGTTAGCCGGCGCTGCAGAGAGGGTGAGCGCGCAGAGGACGGCCGGAGCCCCAAGTGATTTGAGTGCGAACTTCATGCCAAACGTCCCTTGAGAATTGAAATGCGCGACCCACACGCCTTCGCTCGTCATCCGAGTCAATTTAGGCGCTCTTAACATTTCCTAGGCGCTGCAACACAATTTTTCCGGACGCTTCGGCGCGCTGCCTGTCTCAAATTAACACATCATAAGAATCGGCTAAGTCATGCCGAAGGGCGTAGCGGCCGAGGCGAGCCACCCAAGAAGAGCATCGCGTCGAGCTGAAGCATCCCCGTACGACTGCAAGCCGGCGCGGTGGCATTGATGCGACATTACCGAAGCGGGTGCCCCGCACGAAGCGGTCGGCCTATGTTCCCGCGCGTCAAACCGCGGCGCCAAAGCCACGGCCTGCCGCATCGGCGACGTCCCGCCTTGCGGGACCGGAGCGAGCTTGTATCGCCACGCCCGCAGCCCGCCGAACCCGCCTTCAATCCTTGCTACCGTCACAATCCTGCTGCGGCTCGGAGCTGCCAATAAGGAAGTCTTAACCCAATTTCTCCACTCTATGATCCCAATGGCCGACCATCTTTCCCCCGATCCGAATTTCGCGAGCGAGCGCCGAAGCGCTCGCCGCAATCTCCCGCTCCTTATTGAAGGCCGCCTGAGTGACGGCGAACGGCTCGCGGTTCAGATATACAATATTTCCGAAACCGGCCTGCTTATGGAATGCGACGCCGACCCCAAGGCCGGTGACCGGATCGAGGTGGATTTACCGCATGCCGGGCTGGTTTCAGCCAAGATCGTGTGGACGAGCGGCCTCCTCTTCGGCTGTCAGTTCCGGAAGCCGCTTTCGGCTGCGGCGTTGAGCGCCGTTCAGCTGCGCAGTGCAGCTACGCCGCATCTCGACGCGCTACCCGAAGA
It encodes:
- a CDS encoding helix-turn-helix domain-containing protein, whose product is MYRHARSPPNPPSILATVTILLRLGAANKEVLTQFLHSMIPMADHLSPDPNFASERRSARRNLPLLIEGRLSDGERLAVQIYNISETGLLMECDADPKAGDRIEVDLPHAGLVSAKIVWTSGLLFGCQFRKPLSAAALSAVQLRSAATPHLDALPEERRTIAHFGARLQRLRVRKGLSQADIAAHLGVSAPSISGWEKGRARPKNARLDALADLLGVSLDELIDEPEPESIQTVIDRSREEIARAVGTSPEKVKISVEL